In a genomic window of uncultured Sphaerochaeta sp.:
- a CDS encoding rubrerythrin — protein MELKGSKTAANLHDAFAGESMARNKYTYYASKARKEGYVQIANLFEETAFNEKEHAKIWFKLLQEGGEIPNTATNLKDAAAGEHYEWTDMYANFAKEAREEGFTKIATLFEMVAAIEKHHEERYLDLLKNVEGGLVFSRDGEQMWKCSNCGHIVIGKKAPGMCPVCAHPQAYFEIVATNY, from the coding sequence ATGGAATTGAAAGGATCAAAGACGGCAGCCAATTTGCATGATGCATTTGCTGGTGAGTCAATGGCTCGGAATAAGTATACGTATTACGCGTCAAAAGCTCGCAAAGAAGGCTATGTCCAGATCGCTAACCTGTTTGAGGAGACCGCATTCAACGAGAAGGAGCATGCCAAGATTTGGTTCAAGCTGCTTCAGGAAGGTGGCGAGATCCCAAACACAGCAACCAACTTGAAGGATGCCGCTGCCGGTGAGCACTATGAGTGGACCGACATGTATGCTAACTTCGCCAAGGAAGCCCGTGAAGAAGGTTTTACCAAGATTGCCACCTTGTTCGAGATGGTTGCAGCCATCGAGAAGCACCATGAAGAGCGCTATCTTGACCTTCTGAAGAATGTGGAAGGTGGTTTGGTCTTCAGCCGCGACGGTGAGCAGATGTGGAAGTGTTCCAACTGTGGTCACATTGTCATTGGCAAGAAGGCTCCTGGAATGTGCCCCGTTTGTGCCCATCCCCAGGCCTATTTTGAGATTGTAGCAACCAACTACTAA
- a CDS encoding phosphohydrolase has translation MKSPKESHLEHQLLSLLKEGSDSFRLATMLVNDPEIEALQEYANSVSIKRLNYNDHGPVHMRQVAINAVKMLSLLKKSGLKTSLETEESGTHEDSLCAILLASFVHDLGMSVGRTDHELTGLIIARPIIDRLLTSLLSDQLSRRVAIASVASEGVLGHMANRKVHSLEAGLLLVADGCDMEKGRARIPMSLGTAPKTGDIHKYSANSIEKVTITQGEELPIRIDVQMSSDVGFFQIEEVLLPKLAMSPAKAYVQVMAGVIGQEKKRYL, from the coding sequence ATGAAGTCACCCAAAGAGTCCCATTTGGAACACCAGTTGCTCTCCCTGCTCAAGGAAGGGTCGGACAGTTTTCGGTTGGCCACGATGCTGGTCAACGATCCGGAGATCGAGGCGCTTCAGGAGTACGCCAACAGCGTTTCGATCAAGCGCCTCAACTACAATGACCACGGACCGGTGCATATGCGCCAGGTTGCCATAAACGCAGTGAAAATGCTCAGCCTCCTGAAGAAGTCAGGTCTGAAAACCTCCTTGGAAACCGAGGAATCGGGCACCCATGAAGACAGCCTGTGTGCAATCCTTCTTGCATCCTTCGTCCATGATCTGGGAATGAGCGTAGGCAGGACCGATCATGAGCTTACCGGTCTGATCATCGCCCGGCCCATCATAGATCGCTTGCTGACAAGCCTGCTCTCCGACCAGCTCTCACGCAGGGTTGCCATCGCATCGGTAGCCTCTGAAGGGGTGCTTGGGCATATGGCAAACCGGAAGGTGCACTCCCTGGAAGCAGGGCTTCTCTTGGTTGCTGATGGGTGTGACATGGAGAAGGGGAGGGCACGCATCCCCATGAGTCTTGGCACCGCTCCGAAGACCGGCGATATCCACAAATATTCGGCAAACTCCATCGAAAAGGTTACCATCACACAGGGGGAGGAGCTTCCGATACGCATCGACGTGCAGATGTCCAGCGACGTTGGGTTCTTTCAGATCGAGGAAGTTCTGTTGCCAAAGCTAGCCATGAGTCCGGCCAAGGCGTACGTACAAGTGATGGCTGGAGTCATCGGGCAAGAAAAGAAACGATATCTGTAG
- the galE gene encoding UDP-glucose 4-epimerase GalE: MKVLLFGGAGYIGTHVALEFLQRKDTVGIFDNLSSGLRSNVSPEALFYEGDIQDKKRVIQVLEEGWDVVIHLAAYKAAGESMLRPIKYSENNITGSLNLITGCIKTGVKHFILSSSAAVYGEPSYLPVDENHPKNPTNYYGYTKLCVEENLKWYAQLKDLSYVSLRYFNAAGYDKMGRMLGLENNPANLIPVVMEVAMGIRPNLLVFGNDYDTVDGTGVRDYVHVTDLAKGHVLAADHLMAGKGNLVVNLGSEEGLSVQQILDTARRITEKEIDAQYVDRRPGDPAKLVASSEMAYKTLGWKAEDSSVETIIETTWKVYKANQKRMKAR; this comes from the coding sequence ATGAAAGTATTGTTGTTTGGGGGCGCCGGGTATATCGGCACCCATGTTGCCCTGGAGTTTTTGCAGCGTAAGGATACGGTTGGCATCTTTGACAACCTCAGTTCCGGTCTTCGTTCCAATGTGAGCCCCGAGGCCCTCTTCTACGAAGGGGACATCCAGGACAAGAAACGGGTCATCCAGGTCCTGGAGGAAGGTTGGGATGTTGTCATTCATCTCGCCGCCTACAAAGCTGCGGGTGAGTCGATGCTCAGGCCCATCAAGTATTCTGAGAACAACATCACCGGCTCGCTGAACCTTATCACAGGATGCATCAAGACCGGAGTGAAACACTTCATACTCTCCTCTTCCGCTGCCGTGTACGGTGAGCCCTCCTATCTGCCGGTTGATGAGAACCACCCCAAGAATCCCACCAACTACTACGGCTATACGAAGCTCTGCGTCGAAGAGAACCTGAAATGGTATGCACAGCTGAAGGATCTCAGTTACGTATCCTTGAGGTATTTCAACGCAGCGGGCTATGACAAGATGGGAAGAATGCTGGGATTGGAAAACAATCCGGCAAATCTCATTCCTGTTGTGATGGAAGTTGCCATGGGTATCCGCCCCAACCTCCTCGTCTTTGGCAATGACTATGACACTGTAGACGGTACCGGAGTAAGGGACTATGTGCATGTCACAGATCTTGCAAAGGGCCATGTGCTTGCTGCAGATCATCTCATGGCCGGCAAAGGCAACCTGGTGGTGAATCTGGGGTCTGAAGAAGGCTTGAGTGTGCAACAGATTCTTGATACTGCCCGCAGGATCACAGAGAAGGAGATTGATGCACAGTATGTGGATCGTCGTCCTGGAGATCCTGCAAAGTTGGTTGCATCCTCTGAGATGGCGTACAAGACGCTAGGATGGAAGGCCGAAGACTCAAGTGTGGAAACTATCATCGAGACCACATGGAAGGTTTACAAGGCCAATCAGAAGCGAATGAAAGCTCGCTGA
- a CDS encoding glutamine--tRNA ligase/YqeY domain fusion protein — MDERNEEETKEKAPLNFLERIIEDDLNNGRVPDNTIVTRFPPEPNGYLHIGHIKSICLNFGLAQKYQGRCHLRLDDTNPEKEDVEYSDSIKRDIRWLGFEWEPYEYHASDYYGQLYEIALQLIKDGKAYVDSLTGEQMKEYRGTLTEPGKNSPDRERSIGENLRLFEEMHAGKHPEGSYVLRAKIDMASPNINMRDPVLYRIKFASHPRTGDTWCIYPMYDFTHPISDAIEGITHSICTLEFEDHRPAYDWATSIDGIEHAPHQYEFARLNINYLVMSKRRLLQLVKLNIVDGWDDPRMPTISGIRRRGYSPESMKDFVSRIGVAKVEGVVDYSLLEFCVREDLNKRAKRLMVVLDPLKLVIDNYPEGQVEYFEAVDNPEDPNSAVHQIPFSRELYIEREDFMEVPPKGYHRLYPGNEIRLKYAYYVTATEVVKDDQGNVVEVHCTYDPTSRGGTTADNRKVKGTSHWVSASEGVTIEARLYDKLFLTEYPGQKTGNYLDDLNPDSLKIVTDAKAEPEIMKAQVGDYLQFIRNGYFCLDSKQQGSGLPVFNRTVTLKDSWAKLKQKMGV, encoded by the coding sequence ATGGATGAGCGCAACGAGGAAGAGACGAAAGAGAAAGCCCCCCTCAATTTTCTGGAACGAATCATAGAGGATGACCTGAACAACGGCAGGGTGCCCGACAACACCATTGTCACCAGGTTTCCCCCCGAACCCAATGGATATCTGCACATCGGACACATCAAGTCGATTTGCCTCAACTTCGGGCTGGCCCAGAAGTACCAAGGCCGCTGTCATCTACGCCTTGACGATACCAATCCGGAAAAAGAGGATGTTGAGTACAGCGACTCCATCAAGCGCGACATCCGTTGGCTTGGTTTTGAGTGGGAGCCCTACGAATATCATGCCTCCGATTACTATGGGCAGCTGTATGAGATAGCATTGCAATTGATCAAAGACGGCAAGGCCTATGTCGACTCACTTACCGGTGAGCAGATGAAGGAGTACCGTGGGACCTTGACCGAACCCGGCAAGAACAGCCCTGACCGGGAACGCAGCATTGGGGAGAATCTCAGGCTCTTTGAGGAAATGCATGCAGGCAAACACCCTGAAGGCTCCTATGTCCTCAGGGCAAAGATTGACATGGCAAGTCCGAACATCAACATGCGCGACCCGGTGCTGTACCGCATCAAATTCGCTTCTCACCCAAGAACAGGCGATACCTGGTGCATCTACCCCATGTATGACTTCACCCACCCCATCAGTGATGCCATCGAGGGGATCACCCACTCCATCTGCACGCTGGAGTTCGAGGACCATCGCCCTGCATACGATTGGGCCACAAGCATTGACGGGATTGAGCATGCCCCCCACCAGTACGAGTTTGCCCGCCTGAACATCAACTATCTGGTGATGAGCAAGCGTCGGTTGCTGCAGCTGGTCAAACTGAATATTGTAGACGGCTGGGACGATCCGCGCATGCCCACCATCAGCGGCATCAGGAGACGGGGATACTCACCCGAGTCGATGAAGGATTTCGTCAGCCGCATCGGTGTGGCGAAAGTGGAAGGTGTGGTTGACTACTCGCTGCTGGAGTTCTGTGTCAGGGAAGACCTGAACAAACGCGCCAAGCGCCTGATGGTAGTCCTCGATCCCTTGAAGCTGGTCATCGACAACTATCCAGAGGGCCAGGTTGAGTACTTCGAGGCTGTAGACAATCCGGAGGACCCGAACAGCGCCGTCCACCAGATTCCGTTCTCCCGTGAGTTGTATATCGAGCGTGAGGACTTCATGGAAGTTCCTCCCAAGGGTTACCATCGCCTCTACCCAGGCAATGAGATCCGTCTCAAGTATGCCTACTACGTCACGGCAACCGAAGTGGTGAAGGATGACCAGGGCAATGTGGTGGAAGTCCATTGCACCTATGACCCGACCTCCCGCGGCGGCACTACCGCCGACAACAGAAAGGTGAAGGGAACCAGCCATTGGGTGAGTGCAAGCGAAGGAGTCACCATCGAAGCACGTCTCTATGACAAGCTGTTCCTGACTGAGTATCCTGGCCAGAAGACGGGCAACTATCTTGATGATCTGAATCCGGATTCACTGAAGATAGTTACCGACGCAAAGGCCGAGCCGGAGATCATGAAGGCACAGGTTGGCGACTACCTGCAGTTCATCCGGAACGGATACTTCTGCCTTGATTCCAAACAGCAAGGTTCTGGCCTTCCGGTATTCAACCGAACGGTCACCCTCAAGGATTCCTGGGCCAAGCTGAAACAGAAAATGGGTGTATAA
- a CDS encoding transcriptional repressor: MKEKRQTIQKGLVWDAVTSATNHPNAEQIYEDIVMKHPSISRATVYRNLNMLVDEGKVKRIRVLGGPDHFDRTLGNHYHIQCTSCKRVSDIEVFDDINLCAKNIETYGYILDSYEIVFNGICPECQNKRAAQGQ; the protein is encoded by the coding sequence ATGAAAGAAAAGCGACAGACAATTCAAAAGGGATTGGTATGGGATGCTGTGACCTCAGCGACCAATCATCCCAATGCCGAACAAATCTACGAGGACATTGTCATGAAGCATCCCTCCATCAGCCGGGCAACGGTGTACAGGAATCTGAATATGCTGGTGGATGAGGGGAAGGTAAAGCGGATACGTGTTCTCGGTGGTCCTGATCATTTTGATCGCACCCTGGGAAATCACTACCACATCCAATGCACCTCCTGCAAAAGGGTCAGTGACATAGAGGTCTTTGATGACATCAACCTGTGTGCAAAGAATATTGAAACCTATGGGTATATACTCGATTCCTATGAAATCGTGTTCAACGGGATTTGTCCCGAATGTCAAAACAAGCGTGCTGCCCAAGGGCAGTGA
- a CDS encoding phosphomannomutase/phosphoglucomutase yields MGAFKAYDIRGIYNKDFDKETVYKIGYFLPKLLDSSIVLVGRDVRTSSDEIFASLCNGITDSGADVYDIGLATTPMVYFSTVHFGVDASVQITASHNPPKYNGLKISRTKAVPVGSDSGLKELEAMVNDQPIVVSQKKGTVISKDAKQPYLAFLKQFAPDTSSLNLSIDCSHGMANLLVKDLLGSDHHYLYDHFDGTFPAHEPNPLEVENCKDLQEAVLKNKSDIGVIYDGDADRVMFLDENGRFLQPDYITSVLGYHYLHKEKGNVLVDIRTSRSTTEYLAKLGATVHIWKVGHAFAKTKLRDLGAIFGGELAGHYYFRDFFNCDSGFLASLIVLDVVAKLKKEGITIGSFIDSIIAYANSGEMNFKLEQKDQAVAALYDRFVNHDKPEKVLDFDGYRIEFPTWWFNVRKSNTEPYLRLVVEAKNEAELKARTKELSDIIKQFN; encoded by the coding sequence ATGGGTGCATTCAAGGCCTATGATATCAGGGGTATTTACAACAAGGATTTTGACAAGGAAACCGTATATAAGATCGGTTACTTTCTCCCAAAGCTTCTGGACAGCAGCATAGTGCTGGTCGGAAGGGATGTGAGAACCAGCAGTGATGAAATCTTCGCTTCGCTTTGCAACGGCATTACCGACAGTGGTGCCGACGTCTACGACATCGGTCTGGCGACCACTCCCATGGTCTACTTCTCAACCGTACATTTCGGCGTTGATGCATCGGTACAGATTACCGCAAGCCACAACCCTCCCAAATACAATGGATTGAAGATCAGCAGGACCAAGGCCGTGCCGGTAGGCAGCGACAGTGGTCTCAAGGAACTCGAAGCCATGGTCAATGACCAGCCCATCGTTGTTTCACAGAAGAAAGGCACGGTCATCAGCAAAGATGCCAAGCAACCCTATCTGGCATTTCTCAAGCAGTTTGCTCCGGACACCTCATCACTCAATCTTTCCATCGACTGTTCTCATGGGATGGCAAACCTCTTGGTAAAGGATCTGCTGGGCAGTGACCATCACTACCTGTACGACCATTTCGACGGAACCTTCCCAGCTCATGAACCCAATCCTTTGGAAGTCGAAAACTGCAAGGATCTGCAGGAAGCTGTGCTGAAGAACAAGAGTGACATCGGAGTCATCTATGACGGGGATGCAGACAGGGTCATGTTCCTTGATGAGAATGGGCGTTTCCTGCAACCTGACTACATCACCTCTGTCCTCGGGTATCATTACCTGCACAAAGAGAAAGGAAACGTATTGGTCGACATCCGGACCAGCCGATCCACCACCGAGTACCTTGCCAAATTGGGCGCCACCGTACACATCTGGAAAGTGGGACATGCTTTTGCAAAGACAAAGCTCAGGGATCTGGGTGCAATCTTTGGCGGGGAACTTGCCGGACACTACTACTTCAGGGACTTTTTCAACTGTGACAGCGGTTTCCTCGCTTCCTTGATCGTTTTGGACGTTGTTGCCAAACTGAAGAAGGAAGGCATCACCATAGGCTCTTTCATCGACTCCATCATTGCGTATGCAAACAGTGGGGAGATGAACTTCAAGCTTGAACAGAAAGACCAGGCAGTGGCCGCTCTCTACGACCGTTTTGTCAATCATGACAAACCTGAGAAGGTCCTTGACTTTGACGGCTATCGAATTGAATTCCCCACCTGGTGGTTCAATGTGAGAAAGTCAAATACGGAGCCGTATCTCCGTCTGGTTGTTGAAGCAAAGAACGAAGCAGAACTGAAAGCTCGTACCAAGGAACTTTCGGATATCATCAAGCAATTCAACTAG
- a CDS encoding amidohydrolase family protein yields the protein MNYFFDQHFHVMNIEHPNLLSFFSSLDTGLPDLITSGALSPSYILTAKNRKGPVLLNRLTNTLTTFEQSIGETLVLMENDLMGAYPSHEEGALRPELPYIRDGKMHMRDQVYDKLAMCPLLMDFSSNQLRKESLYYPIPKEQKILDYVRDTLEGFDYYAKEHPQGLFEFFPFLGINPPVHSLDFIQELLETYVLKDRKQKQERQRFYGVKFYPPLGYDPWPSEGQERKKVQLIYDFCATYDVPIMTHCDDQGFRGVPAKEAWKYTAPSSYKPVLARYPMLRIDFAHYGWQYNQLQKNPLTLISSMAYKVPDSPWFHELVELMHLYPNIYADVSFSGTNPEFYVLLKNYIQSLEEEKRQTILERTMFGTDFSVNLMKVESYTSYYRIFEESPFSDEDIHRFVHTNPLQYMRFGQA from the coding sequence GTGAACTACTTCTTCGACCAGCATTTTCATGTGATGAACATAGAGCATCCGAATCTGTTGTCCTTCTTCTCTTCCTTGGACACCGGCCTTCCCGATCTGATCACCAGCGGGGCGCTTTCACCAAGCTATATCCTTACGGCAAAGAACCGCAAGGGCCCTGTGCTCCTCAATCGCCTGACCAATACGCTGACAACGTTCGAACAGAGCATCGGGGAAACCCTCGTTCTGATGGAAAATGACCTGATGGGCGCCTACCCTTCCCACGAGGAAGGAGCCTTGCGTCCCGAGCTGCCCTACATCAGGGATGGAAAGATGCATATGCGGGACCAAGTCTATGACAAGCTTGCCATGTGTCCGCTCCTGATGGACTTTTCCAGCAACCAATTGCGCAAGGAGTCGTTGTACTACCCGATTCCCAAGGAACAGAAGATTCTTGACTACGTCCGTGATACGCTGGAGGGATTTGATTACTATGCCAAGGAGCACCCCCAAGGCTTGTTTGAGTTCTTTCCTTTCCTTGGAATCAATCCACCAGTACACTCTCTCGACTTCATCCAGGAACTGCTCGAGACCTATGTCCTGAAGGACAGGAAGCAAAAACAAGAACGCCAGCGCTTTTATGGAGTCAAATTCTATCCACCGCTAGGGTATGATCCCTGGCCATCTGAGGGACAGGAACGAAAGAAAGTTCAGCTCATCTATGATTTCTGCGCAACCTATGACGTCCCCATCATGACCCACTGTGATGACCAGGGATTCCGCGGGGTCCCGGCCAAGGAAGCCTGGAAGTATACAGCCCCATCCTCCTATAAGCCGGTCCTTGCCCGGTATCCGATGCTGCGCATCGATTTTGCACACTACGGATGGCAGTACAACCAACTGCAGAAGAACCCCCTGACGCTGATCAGCAGCATGGCGTACAAGGTCCCCGATTCACCCTGGTTCCATGAACTGGTGGAGCTTATGCATCTCTACCCGAACATCTACGCCGATGTCTCGTTCAGCGGAACCAACCCTGAGTTCTATGTACTGCTGAAAAACTACATCCAATCCTTGGAAGAAGAGAAGCGCCAGACCATTTTGGAACGAACGATGTTCGGGACCGATTTCTCTGTGAACCTGATGAAAGTCGAGTCCTACACATCCTATTACCGGATTTTTGAGGAATCCCCATTCAGCGATGAGGATATCCACCGCTTCGTGCACACCAATCCACTGCAGTACATGCGATTCGGACAGGCATAA
- a CDS encoding carbohydrate kinase → MISIIGEGLIDFIARTSEDASVVFDSYIGGCGLNTATAAARLGSSVGFMGKLSSDMFGERIIGHLVDNQIMFDPDLCAVPLPSLIGFASLDAEGKASYAFYCKGTAPVSYTKQELLDTLVLHSDLRVVHIGSVALSVEPGCDAILDALSDLEIKPVVFLDPNVRPAVIEDLDLHRVRIERALGMADMVKLSDEDLLLLYPGCDAESKAASLAGERGLEVILTLGKKGSIWFTASGKRFAQPIIDLPLVDTVGAGDTFSGALLSYLHEHACFGEDGQLPLFAPLSDEVIRQALRYATGASAINCSRKGCNPPTKAEVLDLIGSV, encoded by the coding sequence ATGATAAGTATCATTGGCGAAGGTCTGATTGATTTCATTGCACGCACAAGCGAGGATGCCTCAGTGGTGTTCGACTCCTATATCGGGGGGTGTGGATTGAACACAGCAACTGCTGCCGCCCGTCTTGGATCCTCGGTAGGTTTCATGGGCAAGCTCTCCTCAGATATGTTCGGCGAGCGCATCATCGGCCACTTGGTGGACAACCAGATCATGTTTGATCCTGATCTGTGTGCTGTCCCCTTGCCTTCGCTCATCGGCTTTGCCTCCCTCGATGCTGAGGGCAAGGCAAGCTATGCCTTCTACTGCAAGGGAACAGCTCCGGTTTCCTACACGAAACAAGAGTTGCTCGACACGCTGGTCCTGCACTCCGACCTGAGGGTCGTACACATCGGATCGGTTGCCCTTTCCGTTGAGCCGGGCTGTGATGCAATCCTCGACGCCCTGTCCGACCTTGAGATTAAGCCAGTTGTCTTTCTCGATCCGAATGTCCGACCTGCAGTCATCGAAGACCTTGACCTCCATCGGGTCCGTATCGAGCGGGCTTTGGGGATGGCCGATATGGTGAAGCTCAGCGATGAGGACCTGCTTCTCCTGTACCCGGGGTGCGATGCCGAATCGAAGGCGGCCAGCCTTGCCGGTGAGCGTGGCCTGGAAGTTATCCTTACCTTGGGGAAAAAGGGCAGCATCTGGTTCACCGCATCAGGAAAGCGTTTCGCACAACCCATCATAGATCTTCCCCTTGTCGATACCGTAGGAGCTGGGGATACCTTCAGTGGAGCCTTGCTCTCCTACTTGCATGAACATGCTTGTTTTGGCGAAGATGGCCAGCTTCCGCTCTTTGCACCCCTCTCTGATGAAGTGATCAGGCAGGCCCTGCGCTATGCAACCGGTGCAAGTGCGATCAACTGCAGCCGCAAGGGGTGCAACCCCCCGACCAAGGCCGAGGTTCTTGATCTGATCGGTTCGGTGTAG
- a CDS encoding class I SAM-dependent methyltransferase yields MRVYDRNLERFPVTVDLYGPYARITDYSEDGLDEETERVCCDIVSRMLYIQADHVVYHRRPKRVGKEQHTLQGEESLEVKVTENDLVFTVDLTKRIDTGLFLDHSETRMMVGQMSSGCRVLNLFSYTGSFSVYAARGGAESVESVDLSSTYTAWAQKNLADNGYIQAIYPCIAADAWHYVVEAWEKGFEYDLIIFDPPSFSNSRKMDHDFDVQRDYLRWMKVLNALLAKDGKLVFSTNLGTFRMETQAIRGFDIVEITAQVAAPGFTRRLGTARTWLLTKQRDVRITAADLRTVGTRAGRDRDEESLEERMKKVDKKQEEMKEEDVIATEVVAEETAEAAAVVEETVQEEPTVIAEESIEDAEEVSEVEEEDLAEQDEADFEEDDEEELDEDDEDDLDEDAPSAEANEVEDDLLTLRWEDDDIAPIGEASQKEASSEERPRRDRDDRGHGRDDRRPSYGDRGERRGSGDRADRPSYGDRGERRSYGDRADRPSYGDRGERRSYGDRADRPSYGDRGERRPFGDRPARPSYGDRPERRPFGDRPARPSYGDRPERRPFGDRAERPSYGDRPERRPFGDRAERPSYGDRPERRPFGDRAERPSYGDRPERRPFGDRAERPSYGERPERPSYGDRPERRPYGDRAERPSYGDRPERPSYGDRPERRPYGDRAERPSYGDRPERRPYGDRAERPSYGDRPERRPYGDRPERPSYGDRPERRPFGDRPARPSYGDRPERKPFGDRPSFRDRDERRPFGDRPARPSFRDRDDKPSFERREGGRPPFAGDRERSEGDAPARREHKSAPKPYGFDKFRQTKTRGEHEDDSFFWLDDDKKNSDK; encoded by the coding sequence ATGAGAGTATACGATCGAAACCTTGAGCGGTTTCCCGTCACTGTGGACCTCTATGGTCCCTATGCAAGAATCACTGATTACAGTGAGGATGGTCTGGATGAAGAGACAGAGAGGGTATGCTGCGATATCGTCTCGAGAATGCTTTACATCCAAGCAGACCATGTGGTGTATCACCGACGCCCCAAGAGGGTAGGAAAGGAACAACACACGTTGCAGGGGGAAGAGTCCTTGGAAGTGAAGGTCACCGAGAACGATTTGGTGTTTACGGTGGATCTGACCAAACGCATCGATACGGGCTTGTTCCTCGATCATAGCGAAACACGCATGATGGTCGGGCAGATGAGCAGTGGATGCAGGGTACTGAACCTATTCTCTTATACGGGATCGTTTTCGGTGTATGCTGCCCGAGGCGGAGCGGAGAGTGTAGAGTCGGTGGACCTGTCCAGTACGTATACTGCGTGGGCGCAAAAAAATCTTGCTGACAACGGATACATTCAGGCGATATACCCCTGTATTGCTGCCGATGCGTGGCACTATGTGGTGGAAGCCTGGGAGAAGGGTTTTGAGTATGACCTGATCATATTCGATCCTCCAAGTTTTTCGAACAGCAGAAAGATGGATCATGATTTTGATGTCCAAAGAGACTACCTGAGATGGATGAAGGTGCTCAATGCACTTTTGGCGAAGGATGGAAAGCTGGTGTTCTCCACTAATTTGGGAACATTCAGAATGGAAACTCAAGCAATTCGTGGGTTTGATATCGTGGAAATCACAGCACAGGTTGCAGCACCTGGATTTACCCGCCGTCTAGGAACGGCGAGGACGTGGTTGCTGACCAAGCAACGAGATGTACGGATAACTGCAGCAGATCTGCGGACCGTTGGAACAAGAGCCGGCAGAGACCGGGATGAAGAATCATTGGAAGAACGAATGAAAAAAGTAGACAAGAAACAAGAAGAAATGAAAGAAGAAGACGTAATTGCAACCGAAGTAGTTGCAGAAGAAACCGCAGAAGCAGCGGCAGTTGTAGAAGAGACCGTACAGGAAGAACCCACAGTCATTGCAGAAGAGTCCATCGAGGACGCAGAAGAAGTTTCTGAAGTTGAGGAAGAAGACCTGGCCGAGCAAGACGAAGCAGACTTTGAAGAGGACGATGAAGAAGAACTCGACGAAGATGACGAGGATGATCTTGACGAGGATGCTCCCTCAGCAGAAGCCAACGAGGTTGAGGATGACCTTTTGACCCTTCGTTGGGAAGATGATGATATTGCACCGATTGGTGAAGCATCCCAAAAAGAAGCTTCCAGCGAGGAACGTCCGAGAAGAGACCGGGATGATCGTGGCCATGGTCGTGATGATCGTCGTCCTTCTTATGGTGATCGTGGCGAGAGAAGAGGTTCTGGTGACAGAGCTGACCGTCCCTCCTATGGTGATCGTGGCGAGAGACGAAGCTATGGCGACAGAGCTGACCGTCCCTCCTATGGTGATCGTGGCGAGAGACGAAGCTATGGTGACAGAGCTGACCGTCCTTCCTATGGCGATCGTGGTGAGAGACGTCCGTTTGGTGACAGACCTGCACGTCCTTCCTACGGAGACCGTCCCGAGAGACGTCCGTTTGGTGACAGACCTGCACGTCCTTCCTACGGAGACCGTCCCGAGAGACGTCCGTTTGGTGACAGAGCTGAGCGTCCTTCCTATGGAGACCGTCCCGAGAGACGTCCGTTTGGTGACAGAGCTGAGCGTCCTTCCTATGGCGACCGTCCCGAGAGACGTCCGTTTGGTGACAGAGCTGAGCGTCCTTCCTACGGCGACCGTCCTGAAAGACGTCCGTTTGGTGACAGAGCTGAGCGTCCTTCCTATGGCGAGCGTCCCGAGCGTCCCTCCTACGGCGACCGTCCCGAAAGACGTCCGTATGGTGACAGAGCCGAGCGTCCTTCCTACGGTGACCGTCCCGAGCGCCCCTCCTATGGCGACCGTCCCGAGAGACGTCCGTATGGTGACAGAGCTGAGCGTCCCTCCTATGGCGACCGTCCCGAGAGACGCCCGTATGGTGACAGAGCTGAGCGTCCTTCCTATGGCGACCGTCCTGAAAGACGTCCGTATGGTGACAGACCTGAGCGTCCTTCCTATGGCGACCGTCCCGAAAGAAGGCCGTTTGGCGATAGACCTGCTCGTCCCTCCTACGGTGATCGTCCCGAGAGGAAGCCGTTTGGCGATAGGCCCTCCTTCCGCGATCGTGATGAGAGACGTCCGTTTGGCGATAGGCCTGCCCGTCCTTCCTTCCGTGATCGGGATGACAAGCCTTCTTTTGAACGCCGTGAGGGTGGTCGTCCCCCGTTTGCTGGCGATCGCGAACGTTCTGAAGGTGATGCACCTGCAAGGCGTGAGCATAAGTCTGCTCCGAAGCCATACGGTTTCGACAAGTTCAGACAGACAAAAACCCGTGGAGAGCACGAGGATGACTCCTTCTTCTGGCTCGATGACGATAAGAAGAATTCCGACAAATAA